The Antarcticibacterium sp. 1MA-6-2 genome has a window encoding:
- the yidD gene encoding membrane protein insertion efficiency factor YidD, translated as MLKSWLAYPFILLVKFYQKVISPLTPAVCRYSPTCSQYTLVALQRYGLFKGGWLGIKRIASCHPWGGKGFDPVP; from the coding sequence ATGTTGAAGTCATGGCTGGCTTACCCTTTTATTCTCCTGGTAAAATTTTATCAGAAGGTAATCTCGCCATTAACCCCTGCAGTTTGCCGATATTCTCCCACCTGCTCTCAATACACCCTTGTAGCTTTACAACGTTACGGCCTGTTTAAAGGCGGCTGGTTGGGTATCAAACGTATTGCAAGCTGTCATCCCTGGGGAGGCAAAGGTTTTGATCCTGTACCATAA